DNA sequence from the Oncorhynchus keta strain PuntledgeMale-10-30-2019 chromosome 1, Oket_V2, whole genome shotgun sequence genome:
TAGTGTTAAATAGTCATGGCTCGAATTTTCAATTGTTTTCATTGTGTCCTAAGTGCTCTGCTGTACCTGAATGGAGACTTTGAGGGAGGAGAGTTCATCTTCACAGAAATGGACGCCAAAACAGTCACAGTGAGTCCTCTCCTGAGAAGGGAAATCTTCTTTTTTTTGAAGAGTGAAGTGAGCAAAAGGTCTCATGTCATTGCCCGTCTTTTCGCATGTTTTTATTAGTCCTACTGTCTTACCCTTTCTCCGTTTGGAGCCTCGTCTAAATAAAGCTGGAATTTCCCACGTCCAATGTGATCCCATTCCACCACGACAGTCAGGTACTGACCCtggtctcccccctcctcctcccctaggcACAGGTGAAGCCAAAGTGTGGTCGTATGGTGGGGTTCTCGTCTGGCGGGGAGAACCCCCATGGAGTGAGGGCCGTCACCAGGGGGCAGAGGTGTGCCGTGGCCCTGTGGTTCACCCTGGACCCCCTCTTCAGAGAACTGGTAAACACACTACAGCCGTGGCCCTATCATAATGTCTTCTTTGATTATGTCTTTCACAGGGACACATGTCTAGAGTATAGTACATCATGTTATGTACAAGATGTTTATAATGGCTATTGATTTAGGGATATATTTATTGCTCTTTAGTTAGGAAGATGATTATTTTGGGAAGATGTTTGTCACGAGACATaactcctctcttttctccctctctccctccctctctctttctcctctaggAGCGCCTGCAGGCAGATGAGGTGATGCAGGCGTTGGACAACCAGAGCAGCCAATCACAGTGGGACACAAGCCTCAACATCAACCCCAAAGACGAGCTGTAGTAGTCCGCCGGCCCCCAGCCCAGCACCCCCCCCCCAAATCTTTATATCTATCTATTTATTTAATGAAGTTTGGATCAGAACAATTTTATTTTTGTACTGTTTGAAGTGCAAGGTTATATAGTTGTTTGTGTTGCCGTCGTGGCTTTTAGTCTTGTTGTTGTGATTTATTTTTCTCCTTCTGTACATACCAGTACTTGAGTTCGCGTTTGGGTCTTTGTTTTTCTTTccattgactctctctctctctctctctctctctgttggggTGAAACCCAGTCATTGTGCCTCACACTTAATAAGGTCCAGTTTACTTTGTGATGACTTTATGAGGTCCAGTTGACTTTGTGATGACTTTATGAGGTCCAGTTGACTTTGCGACGACTTAAAATGCTCAGTTCCCTTTGTGATGAATTTGTGTAGTGTGCGGGTGTGCGCGCGCACGAGGTTGTTACAACACAGACCTGTCATACGTATGAACAGTTCTTCCTGCACTGTGATCAAGCGAAAGAGAAGAACAGCAGTCGACATTGCCGTTCTCTTGTTATAGAAAAGACAACGGGCTGTTTATAACGTTTCAAACATGAACTCCTAAAACAAATCGGCCGTGGGATTATCTCCTCCGGGCGGTGTAAACACAGTTGATATGTTTCATCTGCTTATTCACTGAAACATTGGCTGGAGTATATGCATTCACCGAGAGAAAGAGGTCAGGCATTTCTTTACAAACAGGGAGCTGCAAATCCCTTTCGGTGACTGACAGCGATGACTGAACTGATCTGTCACTATTTTCCCGTGCACTTTCTTCTCGTTCGTGGTGTGGTGAAGAGACACAGTCTTCGTGACTCACATCCCTCCCTAGCTCTGGTCCATGGCGCTAGCAAGCCTTACTAACGCCTTGGACCAGAGCGAATCCCTCCCGTCAATTGCAATCAAAACGCCGAGCAAGATAACTGTTTACAAGTTAGCTGACACACGGGCATGGAGTgtgtttgttgttattgttgttgttgttgtgtgtttgaCATGTCTGTTTTTAAGATAGACAGCTGCTATTGCAATTGTCGGCATTTGATATTAGAAGCTTTTTAATAAAAGATGTCGTTCATTCCTGTTTAAAGGAATTCCTATTTTAAGGTGGCTTATAGGTATCCTTTCCTTTCGAAACTTCCTCATTTCCTGGGTCAaaatagacagacaggcacacacactgtTAAAATCCAATGGAAAGAACGTGCCTTGTGTACTATGATATTTCAGTGATTACAACTGCTAACTATCCGTAACTTATGCATTTTAAGTTAGATTAGGGGTTTTATCTTATTTTTTGATAGGGAGGATGGCCACTCACTAATATTTAAATATAAATTGCTGTAGCACAAACAAATTGTTGTATCCATCTCTTTTGTTGTCAGTGTGTACTTATAAATTAAAAAGACAATATTTCATAAAATAACTTCAACCGTGTCCTTTATTATTTGGGAACGTGTAAATTGTTTACAATATGTGAACACATTGTCTATAGGTTCAGTTGTAAACCAACAGCATTTCATGAAGTGGTTTtacaaaaatgtatttgaaaatctAACCATGAATATGACGATAAGTAAATATGACGATAAGTAAATCTATCTTAAATATCAAGATAAACATAGAGGTGAATTATTCATAGTACTGACTGTTCCAACTCAGACTTGTCTAATTACAAATGATGTATGCCGTATCAAACCATAATTCTTTTTTAAATCTCTTAGCATCTATAGTCAGTGCATTGTCTCAAATCAGATAGccgcgggaagtaggggtgcttcAGCACCCACTGAAAAATCGGTGGAAAATGCACACACCAAAAGAAATCTTCGCAGCACCTCAAAACATCTTTAGAATGAAGCCGTAGAATGGCGCCCTCTGACGGAAGACAATGTGGTCGGCGTAGATGCCACTACTACAAAGGACCTAACTTAAGATAGATTTAAGAATAAACTTAAAAACACTCGGTGACAAACGGTTCATAAAGGCATTGTGGTAACAGTGGCAATATGGGCTACCCACACCGAGACGACCTACTAGCACTGCAGGCATTGGTGAGCTCAATGTCTTCTAGTAGGCTAGGTTAAAGTGCATCAGCAACAGAGGAGGCTGTTGACAATGTAGAGAACAAGTGCCAGTAGACCTATGATCACATTCTGTATATATATTTGTCGTCGCACAGCTATTGAGCCAGTCACCTTGGTTATAATCATTCATTTGATCAAATCtctttatatactgtacacaGCGAGCACAGGATTGATCCCCGACACCTGATCAATACGGAACCCTTGGGAGTTGGGCATGTCTTACGAGGTAACGTCGAAGGGAACAGAACTTCGGAGGTCCTAAACGGATCATCTGTGACAAATGAAAAAGTAGAAAACAAAGCCCTTCTCTCAACAGTAGTCAACAGTGCTGATCCCATCTAAAGATTCACTTTCAGTAAAAATGCCTCATTTTAAGTTGATACTGGAACAGAGCCTAGATTTCTTTGGTGATTCCCCTCTCCCTTAGGCCTCGCCCACACTGAGATTTCTTTTTTTTTCAGATGGAGACTATGCTTTTTCAATGGGAGCCGTCCAATGCAGGATGAATGACAACGGAGCtgattgtccccccccccccaaaaaaaaatgttCCTTATGAAAAAGTGTAGATTAGTTGTACCTTTATAGAGCAAAAATTGACAACTATGTAGGCCCTAAGTCGTATACAATTTCATCCGTGTTCATGTGTCTCTGTGTACCCTGTACCCTTAGCTTTGCTCAGATCTCGACTATTTCCTCTCGAGGTATGATGTTGCGAATGGTGGGTTCAGAAGCCGCTCAGAAGCGGTACGCCAGGTGCTCAGTGAAGCGGAAAGGCTTGGTCTCGTTGACGGTGCACAGGAGGTCCTGCATGCGCCGGGCGCGCCGCTCCTCAAACACCAGCCTGCGGGAGCGCTCTCTGGCCGCCTGCTGCTCCGCCCGCTTCTCTGCCCGCTTCTTCTTCAGCCacctgatgagagagagagagagagagaaccggaCACATTATTTAAAAGATCTTGAGTGTCCAGGACCAGGGCGATCCAACCcggttcctgaagagctaccctgcTATAGGTTTTtaactccaaccccagttgtaactaacatgatccagcttatcaaccagctaattattagaatcaggagcgctagattagggttggagcgaaaacctacaggatggcagctcaccaggaacaggtttggaaagCAATGGTCCAGACTATCTCCAAGGCCCTTCCAACAGTAGACAGACTGAGTAGGGACTCACAGTTTGAAGGCTCGTTCACACTCTTCTTGGTTGTGCATGTAGAatccactctcctcctccagcctcttcatctcctccagctgtctgtctctctgctgttgtTCGTGTTTCCTCTGCAGCCACGACTTAAAGGCCTCGCCTGGGTCACTGTGCTCCCTCTGAGGGAGGTGGGACACGGGGAAAAATCTGGTCAAAACGCTTTCACTCACTATCCTACTTTTTTGGATTTGCTTTTCACAAGCTTTCTGGTGCAGTATATTCTATGATTGCACAAAATATTATAGCAGTTTAGAATACAGATACCCAATAACAACTTTTTCATTTCTTTATAATACGTTTCAGAAAATAACTTTCTAACCTTTATTTATTAAATTATTTAAGTAAATAGCATGTACATTTAGCTGAAAGCACTGATTTCTAcatagtactactacagtacaatTACAGTACTACAACAGCCTGTGCTTGTGTGCTAGTGTCACCCTCTAGTGGCCTGTGCGTACCCTGccattccttctctccatctcctgggCTCTGTcgatcctcttctcctcctgcaaCTGCTCCCTCTTCCTCACCAGCCATGCCCGGAACGCCAGTTCATTCTCCTGACGCTTCtgctcatcctcctccctcttcctctgctcctcctgagagaaggggcaggggtagaaatagagagagagagagagagaggagtcggggagataaagagagaggggaagcaaGGAGGATCATATAAAAACAGAagggggagaggtagaaagagTTACACAGGAAAACAGAAAAGGGGATTTATCTTTCATGATAAGCATTGGGACGTCCTGTGCTCCCCACCTCTCTGgcgagcctctctctcctctcctgtatttTGTTCAGTAGCTCCTTCTGTTGGGGCGAGAGAGTGAAGGTGGCCTGCTGGGTAGGGGCACTGTTGGCCGACTGCACCCTGCGCTTAGTGCCCCTCCCTCCGCTGCCCCTCTGGCTGTGACTGGCCGAGTTGGGCCGGTTCCTGGGCTGGGCCGGAGGTCTGGGGGCGCGGTGGTGCTCGATCCCTATGGACATAGTGCTAGAGATGGGACGCAGCGGGGAGGATGTGGGGGTCTTGTTCGGGCTTAGGTCATTTGGACGGGAGGACGAGCGTGAGTTGTCGCTGGGGAAGCTCGCTAAAGGTGGCAGCATCAGGCCACGGCTCTCCATCTCCTTCAGGCTGACAAGGTCAAACTTGCCATCTTTCTCCACCAGGACCTTGCCCTCTTTCCCTGGTCCACTCTGGCCAGCCtccccaccacccccacccttgagcccctgccctcctccttccccttcccGAGGGGTGAGCTTCATCTCAGAGAGCTTCCCTGACACCTCACTCTCTACCTCCATTTCCTTGCTGGCCGTGCTGCTCACCTGCTCTACCACCCCTGCCTTTTGGGGGGTGCTGCTGTCTTTCTCGTACTCCAGTGGCGCCACCACCAAGTCCACCAGCGTTTCTTTGAAGTGAAGACGTCGGCGCCGAGTCATGTCCGGCGCTTCCTGGTCCTGCAGCTGCCGATTGGCTAGCTGGATCTTCTCCAGGATGTACTTCTTCTCCTCTTCCGGTTGGTCTTCCAGCACCGGAGGGGGCGGCGCTAGGGGGGATCCGCCCTTATATGGACTGTCTCGGTCGGAGTCGAACTCCAAAGGTTCCATGGGCGAGggccacctctcctcctcctccgccttcTCTGACTCGCTCGCCCActtctcctccttcaggcttttcttgtcctccttcctccctcgcttcttctcttcctccttcccctcctccttcagCTCCTTGTCTATTTCGGCCTCGATGTCCTCGTAGTCAGGTTCCTGTTGAGGAGGAGTGACGGAGTTCTATTCACCTGAGTCTCTCAGCAGACAGTGTGTCAGCAAACGATATGTTAATTAGGTACTTTGATACTTTGTGAGAGACATGacgactgtgtgtatgtgtgtgtggttatcaATGTACCCAGTCCAGAGCCCTATAGCTGTGGCCCAATGAAAGTGTCTGGATGTGTGTCAGTGGGTTGGatttcacacacatacactgagatGCAGGCGCACGGTAACACAACACCACAAACTGTGGGCGCATTTGAGCAGATCACTTTTGTCAGGTTGGTGACCATCGTTGGTCACCGCCTTCCAAAGTGTGTTGTATTATGGGGATAAAAAAAATAGTCCGATTTGCACTTGCATGACGACTGTATGAGCTTTATAACAGATCAAAAGTCATGAAATTTTGActgcaaatgtatttctgcagttGCTCTTCACCAACTTCATCCTGCAGCCATTACCTGCGTTGTGGGAGGTTCTATTGCCAACCAATCATTAGGGTGTTATTGTTTGACTCATGTGATCATGACCAAAGACCTGACTAAAACAGGAACCAACTTTGCCGCCATTCATGTGTAGTTGAAAGTGATATTTGTGGGCTCTCTTTCACCAATTGATAGTACAATGTTAACAACTATATTTacagtttgtgagtgtgtgatatgGGGGTTGGAGACACTGGCAACACTGCCATGTTACACTGAGCTTTGCTGTTGGAAAACCGCATCAGTGTCCGACCTTCGGCTGTCCCAGATGCACTTTCCCCCACTTCACTCCTTAACTTTTGTTTACAGTTGGTTGCTTTCGCCTTTCCTACTCAAAAGATCCCTGTGACATGGTCACAGGAAGTGGGCAAGCCGGGCGACCCAGCCGCTCACTGACCTACTTGGCCGTCGCTCCTGAGGTGCATTCAGTTCACTTGAACGTTTGCTACGTTGCCGAACGGTTTGTACTGAACGACACGTTTCCCCAAAACGTTGTTATACGTTCTTGAATAGACTTTGAGGTGCGTTTGCTCCCATTTAGTGGGTGTGGCAAGGTGTGGCTTGAAGCAATGAGTGATATTAAAAGGCAGTGGCTATGCTGACAGTGTTGCCCAACCCACAACCCAACCCCTCCCCTTTTTTCGACTGGACGTTCAGTACAGCACCGTTTCCGGTCAGTGGAACGTTCCAGAACATAAAAAAGTACTTAACGCAGCCCTGGGTCCTCACTGATCAGCTAATCCCCGCTGACCTACCTGGCCGTCGCTCCTCCCCTTCCCGCTTATCAGCCAATCCCTCTGACCTACCTGGCCGTCGCTCCTCCCCTTCCCGCTTATAAGCCAATCCCTCTGACCTACCTGGCCGTCGGTCCACCCGTCCTCGCTGATCAGCCAATCCACACTGACCTACCTGGCCATCGTTCGTCCCCTCCTCACTGATCAGCCAATCCAGGTCCTTCTCAAAGTCGTCCTCATACTCCTCCTGGGTCCTAGTGCTCGTTGGCACCAGACTCATCT
Encoded proteins:
- the ccdc181 gene encoding coiled-coil domain-containing protein 181, which produces MTTGLLKPLVEQRRGTRTGDYLDRCSGRLVSPKCRPLKRITSSHIRGYNTHFIFILSKKETHKHLVVMSLVPTSTRTQEEYEDDFEKDLDWLISEEGTNDGQEPDYEDIEAEIDKELKEEGKEEEKKRGRKEDKKSLKEEKWASESEKAEEEERWPSPMEPLEFDSDRDSPYKGGSPLAPPPPVLEDQPEEEKKYILEKIQLANRQLQDQEAPDMTRRRRLHFKETLVDLVVAPLEYEKDSSTPQKAGVVEQVSSTASKEMEVESEVSGKLSEMKLTPREGEGGGQGLKGGGGGEAGQSGPGKEGKVLVEKDGKFDLVSLKEMESRGLMLPPLASFPSDNSRSSSRPNDLSPNKTPTSSPLRPISSTMSIGIEHHRAPRPPAQPRNRPNSASHSQRGSGGRGTKRRVQSANSAPTQQATFTLSPQQKELLNKIQERRERLAREEEQRKREEDEQKRQENELAFRAWLVRKREQLQEEKRIDRAQEMERRNGRREHSDPGEAFKSWLQRKHEQQQRDRQLEEMKRLEEESGFYMHNQEECERAFKLWLKKKRAEKRAEQQAARERSRRLVFEERRARRMQDLLCTVNETKPFRFTEHLAYRF